Proteins encoded in a region of the Enterococcus gilvus ATCC BAA-350 genome:
- a CDS encoding zinc-dependent alcohol dehydrogenase family protein, with amino-acid sequence MKAGFYVGNYEYEVREVLDREPEKDEVKIRVAWCGLCGTDIHKFQGKNGASVVIPPIILGHECSGIVESVGPECDYFKPGDRVACDPSYGCGKCTWCQQGFPNFCLTRHGVAKGFSEYVYPPEQNVYHIADSLDLEDAAFTEPLSCVIHGLDLLKIETGKTIVMYGMGAIGSLMLQLIKYTGARKIFVVEREEEKRKLALELGADIAVSDAEIENYSQEYNFDYVIECIGLQSTMEQAIRIAGKNGKVMLFGLGDPDQPVSFNQFDAYTKEVSIYTSFLNPHTSERAVKLLESGIIDTRKIISAELSLEEIGDELKKLDYSRKGKVMIRLSGEH; translated from the coding sequence ATGAAAGCAGGATTCTATGTTGGCAATTATGAATATGAGGTACGAGAAGTTCTAGATAGAGAACCAGAAAAAGATGAAGTGAAAATTAGAGTTGCCTGGTGTGGTCTTTGTGGAACGGATATTCATAAATTTCAAGGGAAAAACGGGGCAAGTGTTGTCATCCCTCCAATCATTTTAGGGCATGAGTGCTCGGGAATTGTAGAGTCTGTAGGACCAGAATGTGACTACTTTAAACCTGGAGATCGTGTAGCATGCGATCCTAGCTATGGATGCGGGAAATGTACGTGGTGTCAGCAAGGTTTTCCCAATTTCTGTTTAACACGCCATGGTGTGGCGAAAGGGTTTTCAGAGTATGTTTATCCACCAGAGCAAAATGTTTACCATATAGCAGATTCTTTGGATTTGGAAGATGCAGCATTTACTGAACCGTTGTCTTGTGTAATTCACGGGTTAGATCTACTTAAAATCGAGACTGGTAAAACGATCGTTATGTATGGGATGGGAGCTATCGGATCTCTGATGCTTCAATTAATCAAATATACTGGGGCAAGAAAAATCTTTGTTGTGGAACGAGAGGAGGAAAAACGAAAACTAGCCCTGGAATTAGGTGCGGATATCGCTGTATCCGATGCTGAAATCGAAAATTATAGTCAAGAGTATAATTTTGATTATGTGATCGAATGTATAGGTCTTCAAAGTACGATGGAACAGGCGATCCGGATTGCAGGTAAAAATGGGAAAGTTATGTTGTTTGGATTAGGAGATCCAGATCAGCCAGTCAGTTTCAATCAATTTGACGCTTATACAAAAGAGGTAAGTATTTATACTTCATTTTTGAATCCGCATACATCAGAAAGAGCCGTCAAATTATTAGAGAGTGGAATCATAGATACGAGAAAAATTATTAGTGCAGAGTTAAGTCTAGAGGAAATTGGTGATGAATTAAAGAAATTAGACTATTCGAGAAAAGGAAAAGTGATGATAAGGCTAAGTGGCGAACATTAA
- a CDS encoding PTS system mannose/fructose/N-acetylgalactosamine-transporter subunit IIB: protein MQNLVLTRIDDRLIHGQVMTAWIKNKKATQVVIVDDGTANDEYMIEVLEMAIPEEIAIGVFTKEDGVRFFSQGLDEPTILLVKGPQALNYLVDHGIEIDEIDVGGMGTRPERSVLYKNISSSEEENEQFRALLSKNVNVFIQVMPQDKPVSVAKYLN, encoded by the coding sequence GTGCAAAACTTAGTCTTAACAAGAATTGATGACAGATTGATCCATGGACAGGTAATGACTGCTTGGATAAAAAATAAAAAAGCGACTCAGGTCGTAATTGTGGATGATGGTACAGCAAATGATGAATACATGATTGAAGTTTTAGAAATGGCCATTCCAGAAGAGATCGCAATTGGTGTTTTCACGAAAGAAGACGGGGTTCGATTCTTTTCACAAGGATTAGATGAACCAACAATTTTATTAGTCAAAGGACCGCAGGCATTGAATTATTTAGTGGATCATGGCATTGAAATTGATGAAATTGATGTTGGCGGAATGGGAACTAGACCGGAACGTAGTGTTTTATACAAAAATATTTCTTCTAGTGAAGAAGAAAATGAGCAATTTAGAGCGTTGTTAAGCAAAAATGTAAACGTATTTATTCAAGTAATGCCGCAAGACAAACCGGTGAGTGTGGCAAAGTATCTGAATTAA
- a CDS encoding class II fructose-bisphosphate aldolase produces MYVTLKEVLKEANDLNMAIGAFNTHNLEMLPEMLRAAERQHVPIIIQTSCGTAGYVGHKNLVAICKSMSDEYGIDVVLHLDHAKDFNEIRKAIDAGYSSVMYDGSSLSFKENILGTKRVVEYARKNSVSVEAELGIVGGTEDGLAVSQDEVKYTDPKEAVEFVKQTGIDALAVAIGTNHGQYQSKTDISFDQLKRINDAVDIPLVIHGGTGVKDEDVKKVIDLGIRKFNVGTELLVGWNKSSKECYDKNKENTSNRDNVVPCLKTIDEIVQRKIKLFKNN; encoded by the coding sequence ATGTATGTAACGCTAAAAGAGGTATTGAAAGAAGCAAATGACTTAAATATGGCTATTGGTGCATTCAACACTCATAACTTAGAAATGTTACCTGAAATGCTACGGGCAGCGGAACGCCAACATGTACCAATAATCATTCAGACTAGTTGTGGAACCGCCGGATATGTTGGACATAAAAATTTAGTAGCTATTTGTAAATCAATGTCCGATGAATACGGAATCGACGTGGTGCTCCATTTAGACCATGCGAAGGATTTTAATGAAATTAGAAAGGCTATTGACGCGGGTTATAGTTCAGTCATGTATGACGGCTCATCTCTTTCATTTAAAGAAAATATTTTAGGCACAAAACGCGTAGTTGAATATGCACGAAAAAATAGTGTAAGCGTGGAGGCGGAGTTAGGAATTGTTGGCGGAACTGAGGATGGCCTAGCGGTTAGTCAAGATGAAGTGAAATATACAGATCCAAAAGAAGCCGTTGAATTTGTAAAACAAACGGGTATTGATGCTCTTGCTGTTGCGATCGGAACGAATCACGGACAATATCAATCAAAAACAGATATCAGTTTCGATCAACTAAAAAGAATCAATGATGCTGTAGATATTCCACTTGTGATTCATGGCGGCACTGGCGTTAAAGATGAGGATGTCAAAAAGGTAATTGATTTAGGGATTCGGAAATTTAATGTTGGGACAGAATTGCTCGTAGGATGGAATAAAAGTTCAAAAGAGTGTTATGACAAAAATAAAGAGAACACGTCCAATCGGGATAATGTTGTCCCATGTTTGAAAACAATTGATGAGATTGTTCAGAGAAAAATTAAGCTATTTAAAAACAATTAG
- a CDS encoding ROK family protein: MTQKLLAIDIGGSSVKAGIWEQEQLTELPSFATPKTWEEMKAYLKSLVEDYEISEGVAISAPGAVDADEGVIYGVSAVAYLHRFPIKKELAAFLGMPVSFQNDANCAALAEIWQGNGKGLESVALMIIGTGIGGGIALNGKLRTGAHLFGGEFGYQILNYDTLETLSELGSPVMMAKRYSKIKADGKKYTSKDVFEFAAAGEALAQEQIERFYQAISMGIYNVLISLDPDRVLVGGGISTRDDLLPNLEERVQHLLTKNGAKELSADIMPCKFLDQANLIGAIYQFLTEQA, encoded by the coding sequence ATGACCCAAAAACTATTAGCCATCGATATCGGCGGCTCGTCCGTGAAAGCTGGAATATGGGAACAGGAACAATTGACGGAGCTGCCCAGCTTTGCTACCCCGAAAACATGGGAAGAAATGAAAGCGTATTTAAAATCGTTGGTGGAAGACTATGAGATCAGCGAGGGCGTCGCGATCAGTGCTCCGGGAGCAGTGGATGCAGACGAGGGTGTCATCTATGGAGTGAGTGCGGTGGCGTATCTCCATCGCTTTCCGATAAAAAAAGAATTGGCAGCCTTTTTAGGAATGCCTGTCTCCTTTCAAAACGATGCCAATTGTGCCGCATTAGCTGAAATCTGGCAAGGCAATGGGAAAGGGCTGGAATCGGTCGCATTGATGATCATCGGCACGGGGATCGGCGGCGGTATCGCATTGAATGGAAAGCTGCGAACAGGCGCACATTTGTTTGGCGGCGAATTTGGCTATCAGATACTGAACTACGATACGTTGGAGACCTTGAGCGAGTTAGGGAGCCCTGTGATGATGGCGAAACGTTACTCGAAAATCAAAGCAGACGGCAAAAAGTATACCAGCAAAGATGTTTTTGAGTTCGCAGCAGCGGGAGAAGCGTTGGCACAAGAACAAATCGAGCGCTTTTATCAAGCGATAAGCATGGGCATCTATAACGTGTTGATTTCGTTAGACCCTGACCGTGTGCTGGTCGGCGGCGGCATTTCAACACGGGACGATTTATTGCCGAACCTCGAAGAACGCGTACAGCACTTATTGACAAAAAATGGCGCGAAGGAATTATCAGCCGACATTATGCCCTGTAAGTTTTTGGATCAAGCCAATTTGATTGGGGCGATCTATCAGTTCTTGACTGAGCAAGCGTGA
- a CDS encoding type II toxin-antitoxin system PemK/MazF family toxin — protein sequence MMIRQNDVLILYIPFNDAAGRGKMRPALFVQRTHSGVKVFRITSKYATKSAKIQKRYYKIKDWKEAGLNKPSWIDIGESASFDLENFSPKKIGTLSTNDINSLAEFIEKYTG from the coding sequence ATGATGATTAGACAAAATGATGTACTCATCCTATACATACCCTTTAACGATGCTGCTGGAAGAGGGAAGATGCGTCCCGCACTCTTTGTGCAACGGACGCACTCAGGAGTGAAAGTATTTCGGATCACTTCGAAATACGCGACGAAATCAGCTAAAATTCAGAAACGATATTACAAGATCAAAGACTGGAAAGAAGCGGGGCTAAACAAGCCGTCGTGGATAGATATTGGCGAGTCAGCAAGTTTTGATCTGGAAAATTTTAGCCCAAAGAAAATCGGGACATTATCCACAAATGATATAAACTCGTTGGCAGAATTCATCGAAAAGTATACTGGTTGA
- a CDS encoding PTS sugar transporter subunit IIA, which translates to MVNLVVISHGDFCNGLMETLKMVAGSDFGIKAVSLKPGETPEVFREKLSKVLSEVCEAGESETIVLADLAGGTPYQSALYLAKEFKISVISGMNMPMLLTLALDKNSEKSMEELVNNAITEDSLGVKVQLFKEGERRKRAKLSLNKN; encoded by the coding sequence ATGGTAAATCTTGTAGTGATAAGTCACGGGGATTTCTGCAATGGTTTAATGGAAACATTAAAAATGGTAGCAGGAAGTGATTTTGGAATAAAGGCAGTATCTCTAAAACCTGGCGAAACACCCGAAGTTTTTAGAGAGAAATTATCAAAAGTCCTTTCAGAAGTATGTGAAGCTGGGGAAAGTGAGACGATAGTTTTAGCTGATTTAGCAGGAGGAACACCCTATCAGAGTGCGCTCTATTTGGCAAAAGAGTTTAAAATTAGCGTAATTTCAGGTATGAATATGCCTATGCTGCTGACACTCGCGTTAGATAAAAATAGTGAAAAATCGATGGAAGAACTAGTGAATAATGCAATAACAGAAGATTCACTGGGGGTAAAAGTACAACTTTTTAAAGAAGGGGAGAGAAGAAAACGTGCAAAACTTAGTCTTAACAAGAATTGA
- a CDS encoding AAA family ATPase — MKRTLILLAGYPGTGKTYLGNIIISRFPTFQLLSPDEIKEKNWDQYGFDNEHEKEFLIQKSWAQYYDSMKLLFSKGKQVMSDYPFSDKQKETIKSICKDYGYQVITLRLVGDIPVLFERQKTRDLDKSRHLGHILSSYHYPQQMTKREDADSLLDFKEFENRCLGRGYGKFSMGYLYEIDVSDFSKIDYEEILTFISEKIKD; from the coding sequence ATGAAACGTACACTAATTTTACTAGCAGGTTATCCCGGTACTGGAAAAACATATTTAGGAAACATAATTATTTCCCGATTTCCAACATTCCAACTTTTATCACCTGATGAAATAAAAGAAAAAAATTGGGATCAATATGGGTTTGATAACGAACATGAGAAAGAATTTCTTATTCAAAAGAGCTGGGCACAATATTATGACTCGATGAAACTTCTTTTTTCAAAAGGAAAACAAGTTATGAGTGATTATCCTTTTAGTGATAAGCAAAAAGAGACGATTAAATCAATTTGTAAAGACTATGGTTATCAGGTTATCACGTTGCGATTGGTTGGAGACATTCCAGTATTGTTTGAACGGCAAAAAACTCGAGATTTAGACAAAAGTAGACATCTTGGGCATATTTTATCTTCTTATCATTATCCTCAACAGATGACAAAAAGAGAGGATGCCGACAGCTTATTGGATTTTAAAGAATTTGAGAATCGTTGTTTAGGTCGAGGATACGGGAAATTTTCTATGGGCTATTTGTATGAGATAGATGTTTCGGATTTTTCCAAAATTGATTACGAGGAAATCCTGACGTTTATTTCTGAGAAAATAAAAGATTGA
- a CDS encoding PTS system mannose/fructose/sorbose family transporter subunit IID, with translation MVFSAILVALLATMGQWWFFGPVTKCLVYPLTTGTLVGVFLGDPMTGMLAGANIQLIYLGYISAGGTMPSNTIVAGIFGTAMTILSGADATMAVTFAIPFSMFGLLLNNIYMTVNAAWIHQADKLLEKGSLRGVRLMNFVPSFCVAFVLYGIPAFLLVVSGSSWAKTLIDAVPKGVINSLEVVGGIMPALGIAMLLNYLGKKNLIPWFFAGFFLTVYSGIGLMAISIFSAIIALLIYMYSQTNEKAAQQESGKKKRVKRLSVDKGVETTDVVSTAPKGTATAGTPIADINYTKKLSKKTLIKTWLWTTSSESCYNYERLQALGIANLMITPIRELYDTNERRVEELKKYMVFYNSEVFTIGPIVNGIACSMEEARANDEDVSAEDINAVRTGLMGPVAGIGDTVMQGILFPILFGIGCSLALEGSYLGPILSFVLFELLIFGCGYFMFMSGYKHGKTSLLKILKNGTIDKIINSFSIVGLMVVGAMAASRVAINTPLAFSIGEGTTKLQEVLDSLAPGLIPLGITLLVLAMLRKKVNTIYIIIAIFVIGILGYFTGILGYAG, from the coding sequence ATGGTGTTTTCAGCAATATTAGTTGCTCTTTTAGCGACAATGGGACAGTGGTGGTTCTTTGGTCCTGTAACAAAATGTTTAGTTTATCCATTGACAACCGGAACATTGGTAGGTGTATTTTTGGGTGATCCCATGACAGGAATGTTGGCAGGTGCAAATATTCAATTAATTTATTTAGGTTACATTTCTGCAGGGGGAACAATGCCAAGCAATACGATTGTTGCAGGTATTTTCGGGACCGCAATGACCATTTTATCAGGTGCGGATGCTACGATGGCTGTGACGTTTGCTATTCCATTTAGTATGTTTGGATTGTTATTAAATAACATCTACATGACAGTTAACGCCGCATGGATTCACCAAGCGGATAAACTTTTAGAAAAGGGGAGTTTAAGGGGCGTTCGACTAATGAACTTTGTTCCTTCTTTCTGTGTGGCATTTGTGCTTTATGGAATCCCTGCATTCTTATTGGTTGTCTCTGGAAGTTCTTGGGCGAAGACGTTAATTGATGCTGTGCCAAAAGGTGTCATAAATTCGCTTGAGGTCGTGGGTGGAATAATGCCTGCACTTGGAATTGCAATGCTATTGAATTACTTGGGTAAGAAAAATCTTATTCCTTGGTTTTTTGCAGGTTTCTTCCTAACAGTTTATTCAGGAATCGGGTTGATGGCTATTTCAATCTTTTCAGCAATTATTGCTCTGCTGATTTATATGTACAGTCAAACAAATGAAAAAGCAGCACAACAAGAATCCGGTAAGAAAAAGCGTGTTAAACGATTATCCGTCGATAAGGGAGTAGAGACCACAGACGTTGTTTCTACAGCACCTAAAGGAACTGCTACAGCAGGGACGCCAATCGCAGATATTAACTATACTAAGAAGCTTTCTAAGAAAACGCTGATCAAGACTTGGCTATGGACAACGAGTTCAGAATCTTGCTATAACTACGAAAGACTCCAAGCATTAGGGATTGCCAATCTAATGATCACACCAATTCGTGAGTTGTATGATACAAACGAACGACGCGTAGAGGAACTAAAGAAATACATGGTCTTCTATAATTCTGAAGTATTCACGATCGGTCCCATTGTAAATGGTATTGCTTGTTCAATGGAAGAAGCGCGAGCAAACGATGAGGATGTTAGTGCGGAAGACATCAATGCAGTGAGAACAGGCCTAATGGGACCTGTAGCGGGTATTGGTGATACCGTCATGCAGGGAATTCTGTTTCCGATTTTGTTTGGTATCGGTTGTTCCTTAGCGTTAGAGGGAAGCTACTTAGGTCCGATTTTATCGTTCGTATTGTTTGAACTATTGATTTTTGGTTGCGGTTACTTTATGTTTATGTCAGGATATAAACATGGTAAAACGTCCTTATTGAAAATTTTGAAAAATGGAACAATCGATAAAATTATCAATTCTTTTAGTATCGTTGGCCTAATGGTGGTAGGAGCTATGGCAGCCTCTCGTGTTGCAATCAATACCCCTTTAGCCTTCAGTATTGGAGAAGGGACGACGAAATTACAGGAAGTGTTAGACTCGCTTGCTCCTGGGCTGATCCCATTGGGAATTACATTACTTGTTTTAGCAATGTTAAGAAAAAAAGTGAATACAATTTATATCATCATTGCTATCTTCGTCATTGGAATCTTGGGATACTTCACGGGCATCTTAGGGTACGCTGGTTAA
- a CDS encoding type II toxin-antitoxin system RelB/DinJ family antitoxin → MEVKNKHNEKKKVQVNIDKELAQEVEIVLEDLGMNPTVLITALYKRVAAQGEVPFSLALTEREKAKNRLAKAVDKVPTKQLRSMGEIANWLDDDD, encoded by the coding sequence ATGGAAGTGAAAAATAAACATAATGAAAAGAAGAAAGTGCAGGTCAATATTGATAAAGAACTAGCACAAGAAGTAGAAATTGTTTTAGAGGATTTAGGAATGAATCCAACAGTACTGATCACAGCATTATACAAAAGAGTCGCTGCACAAGGCGAAGTGCCCTTTTCACTTGCATTGACTGAACGGGAAAAAGCCAAAAACCGACTAGCCAAGGCTGTAGACAAAGTGCCGACAAAACAGTTACGTAGTATGGGCGAAATAGCCAATTGGTTGGACGATGATGATTAG
- a CDS encoding class I mannose-6-phosphate isomerase, with the protein MIEKQIVKILPFFEARMWGGERMVKTFHYQTDIFPIGEVYNVVALPGGADCSVAGTDLTLSQLYKQCPDWFDCETEELPIRVNLLDPLADLSIQLHPDDAYAWAHDHSRGKPEAWVILDTPADGKIEFGHHAKIKEEFAQWAQEGDWGKLLKYLPAKKDHFIDIPAGTLHAINRDVLTYNISRNADLTYRLFDYD; encoded by the coding sequence TTGATAGAAAAACAAATAGTAAAAATTTTACCCTTCTTTGAAGCACGAATGTGGGGCGGCGAACGAATGGTGAAGACGTTTCATTATCAAACGGATATTTTCCCAATCGGCGAAGTATACAATGTGGTTGCATTGCCTGGAGGAGCGGACTGTTCTGTAGCGGGGACGGATCTGACATTGTCTCAGCTATACAAACAATGTCCAGATTGGTTTGATTGTGAGACGGAAGAGCTGCCGATTCGCGTCAATTTGCTAGACCCTCTGGCAGATTTGTCGATTCAGCTTCATCCAGATGATGCGTATGCATGGGCACATGATCATTCGCGTGGAAAACCGGAGGCATGGGTAATCCTAGATACGCCGGCAGATGGCAAGATCGAGTTTGGACACCACGCGAAAATCAAAGAAGAATTTGCGCAGTGGGCACAAGAAGGCGACTGGGGAAAGCTGTTGAAATACCTGCCGGCCAAGAAGGATCATTTTATCGACATCCCTGCAGGTACACTCCATGCGATCAATCGCGATGTGCTGACGTACAATATTTCCCGCAATGCCGATTTGACCTATCGATTGTTCGATTATGACTGA
- a CDS encoding GntR family transcriptional regulator, with the protein MESLDFSGREQLYYQLYNILFKSITDGVYREGECIPSENELVNRYHVSRMTARKSMEMLVSQGMVVKKRGIGTVVVSSHPNSSPQKLVSYSKKTTEDKLSTYKEVTSLETVAASKEVAVSLQIEKAATVIRLRRVCMTDETPLFLETHYFEQAAFPDLANHDFSKESLRAYLTNSCYVNWAHAKQQVFSIIADPESAKLLNIKSGAPLLHVKRISYDTQDMPREYVETSYRSDKYHIEIKLAI; encoded by the coding sequence ATGGAATCGCTTGATTTCAGCGGTAGAGAACAACTGTACTATCAATTGTATAATATACTTTTTAAAAGCATAACTGACGGCGTATATAGAGAAGGTGAGTGTATCCCTTCAGAAAATGAGCTAGTGAATAGGTACCATGTGAGTCGAATGACTGCTAGAAAATCAATGGAAATGCTTGTTAGTCAAGGCATGGTAGTGAAAAAAAGAGGGATAGGTACAGTTGTTGTTTCAAGTCATCCAAACAGTTCACCACAAAAACTAGTAAGTTATTCCAAAAAAACGACGGAAGACAAATTATCTACTTACAAAGAGGTGACTTCTCTTGAAACAGTTGCGGCGTCCAAAGAGGTTGCAGTTTCTTTGCAAATAGAAAAAGCTGCAACGGTCATTAGACTACGTCGTGTCTGTATGACAGACGAAACACCATTGTTTTTAGAGACGCACTATTTTGAACAAGCAGCTTTTCCTGATCTCGCTAACCATGATTTTTCTAAGGAATCATTAAGAGCGTATTTGACAAATTCTTGCTATGTTAATTGGGCTCATGCGAAACAACAGGTATTTTCAATTATTGCAGATCCTGAAAGTGCAAAATTATTGAATATTAAATCAGGTGCTCCGTTACTCCATGTAAAACGAATTTCATATGATACACAAGACATGCCAAGAGAATATGTAGAGACCTCTTATCGAAGTGATAAATATCATATCGAGATCAAATTAGCCATATAA
- a CDS encoding isochorismatase family protein: MKELELAKTALVVIDLQKGIMGTGELQPYSASEVVEKNNQLAAALKNTAGWVTLVTVDPTTMQLLNPEGSGKTYADIPSVFTESVMPIAQDADAKNVLKIMKHNPGAFFGTDLDVQLRRRKVDTILLTGVATTNGVYATALDAYQHGYNVIIVEDACADRDAELHRIFFDKLFVKLGQVASTADVLKAMK, encoded by the coding sequence ATGAAGGAATTAGAGTTAGCAAAAACGGCGTTAGTTGTGATCGATCTGCAAAAAGGCATTATGGGGACTGGCGAGCTGCAGCCGTACTCTGCGTCAGAGGTAGTAGAAAAAAACAATCAATTAGCCGCAGCGTTGAAAAATACGGCCGGCTGGGTGACCCTCGTGACTGTCGATCCCACCACGATGCAGCTATTGAACCCTGAAGGCAGCGGGAAGACCTACGCGGATATTCCGTCTGTATTTACAGAGTCTGTAATGCCGATCGCGCAGGATGCGGATGCGAAAAATGTTCTTAAGATCATGAAGCATAATCCAGGCGCCTTCTTTGGGACCGATTTGGATGTGCAACTGCGGCGGCGAAAGGTGGATACGATCCTGCTGACTGGCGTAGCCACGACGAATGGCGTGTATGCGACAGCTTTGGATGCCTACCAACACGGTTACAACGTCATCATCGTAGAAGATGCCTGCGCCGATCGCGACGCGGAGCTGCATCGCATCTTTTTTGATAAATTATTTGTGAAGCTAGGACAAGTCGCTTCGACAGCAGATGTGCTGAAGGCGATGAAGTAA
- a CDS encoding DeoR/GlpR family DNA-binding transcription regulator: MRVTSEERRNKILHEVMNKKEVSINELAETFHVTTETIRKDVSFLQEKNLLAKKHGSVTLTKPFLESEFSVKEKRQLNEKNAIAEKALDFIPQNASLYLDTSTTVLQLAKLLVMRDDLTIVTNSLQISQILATSDNQVLLTGGQFRKKSNSYVGAWTLHALQTVNLDLAFLGCDGFSKTGPTIRSYQELEIKSSVITHSKKSLILCDSSKLGNQGLYTFSEFQTIDMVLMERPLTDEERSAFPEEVLFYSQN; this comes from the coding sequence ATGCGCGTAACCAGTGAAGAACGGAGAAACAAAATTCTCCACGAAGTCATGAATAAAAAAGAGGTCTCTATCAATGAGCTGGCCGAAACCTTTCACGTCACAACAGAAACGATTCGAAAAGACGTCAGCTTTCTCCAAGAAAAAAATCTACTAGCCAAAAAACACGGATCGGTCACGCTGACGAAGCCATTTTTAGAAAGTGAATTTTCCGTCAAAGAAAAACGACAATTAAACGAAAAAAACGCGATCGCAGAAAAAGCCTTAGACTTTATTCCGCAAAACGCGTCGCTCTATTTAGATACAAGCACCACTGTTTTACAATTGGCAAAATTATTAGTGATGCGGGATGATTTGACGATCGTCACGAACTCCCTGCAGATCAGCCAAATATTGGCAACTTCTGATAATCAGGTTCTGTTGACAGGTGGGCAGTTCCGAAAAAAGAGCAACTCTTACGTGGGTGCTTGGACATTACACGCGTTGCAAACAGTGAATCTGGACCTCGCTTTTCTGGGCTGTGACGGGTTCTCGAAAACCGGTCCCACCATTCGCTCTTACCAAGAGTTGGAGATCAAAAGCAGTGTGATCACCCATAGCAAGAAGAGTCTGATCCTCTGCGACAGTTCAAAACTTGGGAATCAAGGGCTGTATACCTTCTCGGAATTCCAAACGATCGATATGGTACTGATGGAACGGCCGTTGACTGACGAAGAGCGTAGCGCTTTTCCAGAAGAGGTTTTATTTTATTCGCAAAATTAA
- a CDS encoding SDR family NAD(P)-dependent oxidoreductase — MKKLENKVVVITGGSSGMGAAMAKAFVEKGAKVALFDLDNVKAEDVLNSVSEKANLIFCKVDVTDKQQIQTASESVEKTFGPITSWVNSAGFSKMSPFLESDEKMWDATMNVNLKAVYLCSQVAIERMLKNGGGEIINMSSLSGKKASSWQTIYCASKFGVQGLSQAIAKEFADQNIRVNTICPGIVETEMWDKLKYEYALKRNMNPDDVMDYFKRNIPMHRLVEIKDVVNAAEFLLTDNSSYLTGQSINLVGGEWMD; from the coding sequence GTGAAAAAGTTGGAAAATAAAGTAGTCGTCATTACTGGCGGAAGTAGCGGCATGGGTGCAGCGATGGCGAAAGCATTTGTGGAAAAAGGAGCCAAAGTCGCGCTCTTTGATTTGGATAATGTCAAAGCTGAAGACGTCTTGAACAGTGTTTCTGAGAAAGCCAACCTGATATTTTGCAAAGTAGATGTCACCGATAAACAACAGATTCAAACGGCCTCTGAAAGTGTAGAGAAAACTTTTGGTCCAATAACATCCTGGGTTAATTCTGCTGGATTCTCCAAAATGTCTCCTTTTTTGGAAAGTGATGAAAAAATGTGGGATGCGACAATGAATGTCAATCTAAAAGCAGTCTATCTGTGCAGTCAAGTGGCTATAGAGAGAATGTTAAAAAACGGCGGTGGAGAGATCATCAATATGTCCTCCCTATCTGGAAAAAAAGCGAGCTCATGGCAAACAATTTATTGTGCTAGCAAATTTGGTGTTCAAGGCTTGTCTCAAGCAATCGCAAAAGAATTCGCTGATCAAAATATAAGAGTCAATACGATTTGTCCAGGGATTGTTGAAACAGAAATGTGGGATAAGTTGAAATATGAATATGCACTAAAACGAAATATGAATCCGGACGATGTTATGGACTATTTCAAAAGGAATATTCCTATGCATCGATTAGTGGAGATAAAAGATGTTGTTAATGCAGCGGAGTTTTTATTAACGGATAACTCAAGTTATTTAACTGGGCAGTCAATCAATTTAGTTGGTGGAGAGTGGATGGATTAA